GGTAAATCCTCTGCGCCGCAGTCCGACAACATTAATCCCGACGTATGATAAGGGTTCACGGGCTGCCATAACAAATGGAGGGACATCTTTATGAACCAGGGATCCGCCAGAAATAAAAACATGGGAGCCCACATGTACAAACTGATGAACCATAACTCCGCCACTGAGGATAGCCCAATCACCCAGGGTTACTTCACCGGCAATAAATGAACCATTCGACATAATTACATGATCTCCAACCACACAATCATGGGCAACATGAGAATAAGCCATGATCAGGCAATTGCTTCCCACCACGGTTTTCCCGACGGCTTTGGTACCCCGGCTAACCGTTACACATTCCCGTATTGTAGTATTATCACCTATTTCGGCCGTGGTTTTTTCACCAACAAATTTTAAATCCTGGGGAATACCGGCAATAACAGCTCCGGGAAATATGCGGCAATTTTTACCAATTTTTGCGCCGTCAAATATTACGGCATGAGGACCTATCCAGGTCCCGTCACCTATTTCAACATCTTTTGCCACGTATGCAAAAGGTTCTATAATTACATTTTGTCCGATTTTAGCTTCGGGATGCACATAAGCTAATGACTGCGTCATGTCTTCTGTCTTTATTTATTTTTTGTTATTTGAGCCATAAATTCACCTTCCATCACCACGTTCTCGCCTACAAATACCTTGGCATCCATCTGGACAATTCCTCTTTTTATCGGAGCAATTAAATGGGCTGAAATAAGCAGGGTATCGCCGGGAAAGACTTTTCTTTTAAACTTCACCTTATCCATTTTCATGAAATAAGTAAGGTAATTTTCCGGATCGGGTACTGAATTTAATACCAATATTCCGCCAACCTGTGCCGTAGCTTCAACCATCAATACTCCCGGCATGACAGGAGCTTCAGGAAAATGCCCGACAAAAAATGGTTCATCCATGGTAATGTTCTTCAAACCCACAATGGATTGTTCGTCCATTTCGATGATTTTATCCACTAACAGGAAAGGAGGACGGTGTGGTAAAAGTTTTTTAATATCATTTATATTAAGGACAGGTTCTTTGTTTGGATCGTAAACAGGAGCCTGGGGTTTAATATGTTCTCTTTTCAGGTGTGAACGGAGAATTTTGGCAAATTCAGTATTGGCATGATGACCCGGGCGGGTAGCAACGATTTTTGCTTTCAGGGGTTCGCCAATCAACGATAAGTCGCCAATCAGGTCGAGAAGCTTATGACGTGCAGGTTCATTATTAAAATGCAGGTCAATATTATTTAGAATGCCATTGGATTTAGCATGTACATGAGGTTTATTAAATAAATCGGCCAAATGGTCCAATTCTTCCTGCGACATATCCTTATCCATAATGACGATGGCATTGTCCAAATCGCCTCCTTTAATCAGGTTGTTGTTGGCTAGAAATTCTATTTCATGAAGGAAAACAAAAGTACGGCAATTGGCTACTTCTGTTTCGTAATCATGGATTGAATTCAGTTTGGCAAATTGATTGCCCAATACCCGAGAATCATAATTGATCATTACATCCAGGCTCAAATGGTCGTCAGGATATGCAACAATTTCTATCCCTTTTGATTCGTCTTTATAAACGAACTTTTCCTTTAAAGTCAGATATTTTCTGCTGGCATTTTGTTCAACTATTTCAGCTTTGTGAAGAGCTTCAACGATCAGGCGGGAGCTGCCATCTAAAATAGGAGCTTCGGGGGCATTAATTTCGATTAAACAATTGTCAATTCCCAAGCCGGAAAGGGCTGAGACGGTATGTTCGATAGTGGAAACTTTAACTTCGCCTTCGGCCAATGTGGTACCTCTGGAAGTATCTGTGACATTTTCAACTAATGCATGAACCAAAGGCTGTCCTTCTAAATCGACTCTTTTAAATACAATCCCGTGATTTTCAGGAGCAGGCAAAAATTTCATCTCGGAATTTAATCCTGAATGTAATCCTTTTCCTTTTAAAACTACCGGATTTTTAATTGTTCTTTGTTTGTCTATCATAATTTCTTTAAACCAATATCTCTAAAATAAAGCGTGCAAGTTATAAAAAAAAAGGTTTGTAACAATTAGATGCATATGCTATTTAACCCAATTTGGATTTCAATTCCTCTACTTCTTTTTGTAAATCATACATTTGTTTAACGATCTCCGGGAATTTCCGG
The DNA window shown above is from Bacteroidota bacterium and carries:
- the lpxA gene encoding acyl-ACP--UDP-N-acetylglucosamine O-acyltransferase; amino-acid sequence: MTQSLAYVHPEAKIGQNVIIEPFAYVAKDVEIGDGTWIGPHAVIFDGAKIGKNCRIFPGAVIAGIPQDLKFVGEKTTAEIGDNTTIRECVTVSRGTKAVGKTVVGSNCLIMAYSHVAHDCVVGDHVIMSNGSFIAGEVTLGDWAILSGGVMVHQFVHVGSHVFISGGSLVHKDVPPFVMAAREPLSYVGINVVGLRRRGFTPEQINLIQDVYRFLYQSSMNNSDALKAIEEQIAPSQYRDEIIDFVRNSSRGIMRGFKSSNNSSDSGDI
- a CDS encoding bifunctional UDP-3-O-[3-hydroxymyristoyl] N-acetylglucosamine deacetylase/3-hydroxyacyl-ACP dehydratase, whose protein sequence is MDKQRTIKNPVVLKGKGLHSGLNSEMKFLPAPENHGIVFKRVDLEGQPLVHALVENVTDTSRGTTLAEGEVKVSTIEHTVSALSGLGIDNCLIEINAPEAPILDGSSRLIVEALHKAEIVEQNASRKYLTLKEKFVYKDESKGIEIVAYPDDHLSLDVMINYDSRVLGNQFAKLNSIHDYETEVANCRTFVFLHEIEFLANNNLIKGGDLDNAIVIMDKDMSQEELDHLADLFNKPHVHAKSNGILNNIDLHFNNEPARHKLLDLIGDLSLIGEPLKAKIVATRPGHHANTEFAKILRSHLKREHIKPQAPVYDPNKEPVLNINDIKKLLPHRPPFLLVDKIIEMDEQSIVGLKNITMDEPFFVGHFPEAPVMPGVLMVEATAQVGGILVLNSVPDPENYLTYFMKMDKVKFKRKVFPGDTLLISAHLIAPIKRGIVQMDAKVFVGENVVMEGEFMAQITKNK